In Sulfitobacter sp. LCG007, the sequence ACCCGCGACACCGGTTTCAAGCTCCCCATCGAACGGCTGGAGCTGGCACTTCAGGCGCGGCTGAAGGACCGGGTCGACCTCTTCGACGCTTCCGAGCTGGCGCAGGCCACGCTGGGCGATTCGATCTTTTCCAACATGATGATTTTCGGCGCCGCATGGCAGCGCGGTCTGATTCCGCTGAGCCACGAGGCGATCGCAGGGGCGATCACGCTGAACGGCGCCGCGGTCGAGCGCAACCTGCGCGCCTTCGAGATCGGCCGCTGGGCGGTGCTGCACCCCGAGGACGCCGAACGCATGATCACCCCGAAGGTCATCGCCCTGCCGAAGTCGCCCGATGAGAAGATCGCCTTCCGCGCCAATCATCTCGTGGCCTATCAGGGCAAGCGGCTGGCCCGGCGCTATCGGCGGTTCCTTGAGGCCATCGAGGATCCGGAGGTGCGCGCCGCCGCTGCAGAGGGCTATCACAAGCTGTTGTCCTACAAGGACGAATACGAGGTCGCCCGGCTGCATCTCGCCACGCGCGAGAAGGCGAGGGCGGAATTCGATGGCGATTTCGACATGCGCTTCCACCTCGCACCGCCGTTCCTGTCGCGCAAGGGACCGGACGGGCGCCCGCAGAAACGCAGCTTCGGCGGCTGGATGGAGATTCCGTTCCGGGTCCTGTCGAAGTTACGCTTCCTGCGCGGCACCTTTCTCGACCCCTTCGGATATGCCGCCGAGCGCAGGATGGAACGTGAGCTCATCGCGCAGTACGAAGCCGACATGGCCGAGGCGCTTAAGAAGCTCACGCCCGAAACACGCCCCGCCGTGCTCGCCCTTGCCGCCCTTCCGCTTGAGATCCGCGGTTTCGGCCCGGTCAAGGAGGCCAACCGGGCCAAGGCCGCCAGGCGCCGCGAGGAGTTGCTGCAGGCGATCGGCTCCGGCGGAAAGGCTCTGGCGAAGGCGGCGGAATAGCGGGTTTACAAATAGTTTACATCCAGTCGGCATAGAGCGTCCCGAGCCCCCGCCTTCGGGGCCCTGCCGGAGTGGACGATGGGTTTGATCAGGCCCTCTATTGCGCGCGACATCAGCTACGCGGGGTCGGCCGCCAGCCGGAGCGGCCGCACCATGATCCGCCTCATCGAGAACGCAACCGGGCGCATTCCCCTGATCCGGCGCGCCAACGGATATCAGGACGAGGTCGCTGCCGGGCGCGCGTTCTTCGAGGTCATCGCCGAACGCTACGGACTGACGCTCGACGTGATCGGCGGTGCGCTCGAGGACATTCCCCGCTCGGGCCCGCTGGTGGTGATCGCGAACCACCCCTACGGCATCCTCGACGGGCTGATGCTGGGCTACATCCTGGGGCGCGCGAGAGGCGATTTCCGCATTCTCGCGCACAACGTTTTCCGCAAGGCGGCCGAGCTTGACCGCGTCATCCTGCCGATCAGCTTCGAAGAAACGAAAGAGGCGCTTGCGCTCAACATCGCGACCCGCAAAACCGCGCTGGACTACCTGGGCAAGGGTGGGGCAATCGGAATCTTTCCGGGTGGCACCGTCAGCACGGCGGCAAAGCCGTTCTCGCGCCCGATGGATCC encodes:
- a CDS encoding lysophospholipid acyltransferase family protein, encoding MGLIRPSIARDISYAGSAASRSGRTMIRLIENATGRIPLIRRANGYQDEVAAGRAFFEVIAERYGLTLDVIGGALEDIPRSGPLVVIANHPYGILDGLMLGYILGRARGDFRILAHNVFRKAAELDRVILPISFEETKEALALNIATRKTALDYLGKGGAIGIFPGGTVSTAAKPFSRPMDPRWRIFTARMIAKSDAVVVPIYFDGHASRLFQIASHLHYTLRMGLLIKEFRKRVDTPVRVVVGRPMERSVLDPLARDGIAMMDFLRKATYELAPGPEKRFDLGYEFEERHRS